A genomic region of Candidozyma auris chromosome 5, complete sequence contains the following coding sequences:
- a CDS encoding phosphoinositide 5-phosphatase INP54 codes for MVSERDSKISLFLTTFNVAKQPLHAADYISSVAPALPEEPCHLYVFGFQEFCSVMDSCFEEPATFHLIQENRIALDTLRNKYGHGLNFTTIGFCHVGATGIFAITPFPSRFRDCKTATVSCGNGGSSLKGGAGIRVRYVCEESEPTELTFANAHLGAYEGEVYYQRRVKNVWTVMRALDFGDGYSFLKPTSHGFFMGDLNFRTCKNPGDELPTAELSRLRDQTHESYSKEDVEKLVLKYDELLQGKSNGDVFTGFSEACISFTPTYKYHPNTAIYNSKRCPSWCDRILFQNTYRKNAPEVHAYNSIDTYLRSDHRPVYLHITVPHDAPESMIGHNGNLVILPSAVPSRHVTQATRQEMSLPEEDDLVSGPTSMYMKCTAIDKLKQLLVRRVADTSLGYGVWLGSTPKGRLTLLVAFLLIWILIYLSR; via the coding sequence ATGGTTTCTGAGAGAGATTCGAAAATCTCATTATTTCTTACCACCTTCAACGTGGCAAAGCAGCCCTTGCATGCTGCAGACTACATCTCGAGCGTGGCGCCGGCGCTACCCGAAGAGCCTTGTCATTTGTATGTGTTTGGCTTCCAGGAATTCTGCTCAGTGATGGACagctgctttgaagagccTGCGACTTTTCATTTGATACAAGAAAACAGAATTGCTCTTGATACGCTAAGGAACAAGTATGGCCACGGCCTCAACTTTACCACCATTGGCTTTTGCCATGTGGGTGCTACAGGGATCTTTGCTATCACACCGTTTCCGCTGAGATTTAGGGATTGCAAAACGGCTACAGTCAGCTGTGGGAATGGAGGTTCGTCTTTGAAAGGGGGAGCAGGTATCAGGGTGCGCTATGTTTGTGAGGAGTCTGAGCCTACCGAACTCACGTTTGCTAATGCTCACTTGGGAGCTTACGAAGGTGAAGTGTACTACCAGAGACGGGTAAAGAACGTGTGGACAGTGATGCGGGCATTGGATTTTGGAGATGGGTACAGTTTTTTGAAACCAACGTCTCATGGGTTTTTCATGGGAGATTTGAATTTTAGGACGTGTAAGAATCCCGGAGACGAGCTCCCCACTGCTGAGCTCTCGAGATTGCGCGATCAGACCCATGAAAGCTACCTGAAAGAAGATGTGGAAAAGCTTGTCTTGAAGTATGATGAGCTCTTGCAAGGCAAGTCCAATGGCGACGTCTTCACCGGCTTCTCAGAGGCATGTATCTCCTTCACACCAACTTATAAATATCACCCCAACACTGCTATTTACAACAGCAAGAGGTGTCCGCTGTGGTGCGATAGGATCTTGTTTCAGAATACCTATAGAAAGAATGCACCTGAAGTACACGCTTACAACAGCATTGACACATACTTGAGGTCGGACCATAGGCCAGTATACCTTCATATCACAGTCCCCCACGACGCCCCAGAAAGTATGATCGGCCATAATGGCAATCTCGTCATTTTGCCCAGTGCGGTGCCTAGTCGACATGTTACTCAAGCTACTAGACAAGAAATGCTGCTTCCggaagaagatgatcttGTGAGTGGGCCCACTCTGATGTACATGAAATGCACTGCTATTGATAAGTTGAAGCAATTGCTAGTAAGGCGTGTTGCAGACACAAGTTTGGGGTACGGTGTGTGGCTTGGAAGCACTCCCAAGGGCAGACTCACACTTCTCGTTgcatttttgttgatctgGATCTTGATCTATTTGAGTCGTTGA
- a CDS encoding SF3a splicing factor complex subunit PRP9: MSLLEAQRQLLEENDAIEVAVAKRFRKFPALAEKCNIDRDHELVPKKKRSHKETVLSENELKFFDETYKNNRMRMKEQLSSKTELVSEINVFKDPKMKFYSILDAMKELSEKRQDKLGSLRNTLSMVLPYSSATEEDRKADSNKVKRRCLLSSMGTHIGEHLAEVFNEVESFGQFVDLSYFYEQYKLLVPANVSYTEYLRKFALFPYETFKADEYKRYLNRLLEYLLRFHQLTHPLTDVTKILHDIDENSSEYQVRNNTEDARNDGVPDEEGKVFCRACHKIFAKESVYKAHLDGKKHKKNQKVAEDNSAPSTTNSNYKLEQQISKLASLLKPTIDATINHIERRAVASEREKLIEDTALAQEDSEYTATDTDAGDSSHSEEDDDDDLLTKHLPLGTDGAPIPLWLYKLQGLHRSYVCEICGNIKYKGRQQFDKHFSSAKHVFGLRCLGVDDDDIINFAGISSIHEANELWSKLKKAKKNLENTIENAVEVEDDEGNVMPEKDYIELKRQGLL; encoded by the coding sequence ATGTCGCTTTTGGAGGCCCAACGacagcttcttgaggaaaATGATGCCATCGAGGTGGCTGTGGCGAAAAGATTTCGCAAGTTTCCTGCTTTGGCTGAAAAGTGCAATATTGACAGAGATCATGAGCTAgtgcccaagaagaagaggtcTCACAAGGAAACGGTACTTCTGGAGAACGAGCTCAAGTTTTTCGATGAAACGTATAAGAATAACAGAATGAGGATGAAGGAACAATTAAGCTCCAAAACGGAGCTCGTCAGTGAGATCAACGTGTTCAAGGATCCAAAAATGAAGTTCTATCTGATTCTAGATGCAATGAAGGAGCTCAGTGAAAAGAGACAGGACAAGCTAGGGTCTCTTCGGAATACACTTTCGATGGTGCTTCCCTACCTGAGTGCTACAGAAGAGGATAGAAAGGCTGACTCAAATaaagtgaagagaaggtgTCTTCTCTCGAGTATGGGTACCCATATAGGTGAGCATCTTGCAGAAGTTTTCAATGAGGTGGAACTGTTTGGGCAGTTTGTGGACTTATCCTACTTTTACGAGCAGTACAAGCTCTTAGTTCCAGCTAATGTATCGTACACTGAGTACCTACGAAAGTTTGCGTTGTTTCCGTATGAGACTTTCAAGGCAGACGAGTATAAGAGGTACTTAAACAGGCTTCTTGAGTATCTTCTAcgttttcatcaactcaCACATCCACTTACTGATGTCACAAAAATCCTACATgacattgacgaaaatTCATCGGAATACCAAGTAAGAAACAACACGGAAGACGCCAGGAACGACGGCGTGCCTGATGAGGAAGGCAAGGTGTTCTGTCGTGCTTGCCACAAAATATTTGCCAAAGAGTCTGTTTACAAAGCACATTTGGATGGCAAAAAGCATAAGAAGAACCAGAAAGTGGCCGAGGACAACAGCGCACCTTCTACAACGAACAGCAACTACAAATTGGAGCAACAGATCTCCAAACTAGCTAGCCTCCTCAAGCCCACGATAGATGCCACTATCAACCATATCGAGCGCAGAGCAGTGGCGTCAGAACGTGAAAAATTGATCGAGGATACGGCATTAGCGCAGGAAGATTCTGAGTATACCGCTACAGACACTGATGCCGGCGACTCGTCTCACAGTGAGgaggacgacgacgatgactTGCTAACCAAGCATCTCCCTCTCGGCACTGACGGTGCTCCCATCCCACTCTGGCTATATAAACTTCAGGGCCTTCACCGGAGCTACGTTTGCGAGATCTGTGGTAACATCAAATACAAAGGAAGACAGCAGTTTGACAAACATTTCAGCCTGGCGAAGCATGTGTTTGGGCTCCGATGTCTTGGAGTGGACGATGACGACATAATCAACTTTGCTGGTATATCTAGTATCCACGAGGCCAATGAGCTTTGGAGCAAGTTAAAGAAGgcaaaaaagaatctcGAAAACACGATAGAAAATGCAGTggaggttgaagatgacgaaggGAACGTCATGCCGGAAAAGGACTATATCGAGCTCAAGAGGCAGGGCCTTCTTT